In Caretta caretta isolate rCarCar2 chromosome 11, rCarCar1.hap1, whole genome shotgun sequence, the sequence GGTGTGGGTCTTATGGTGACAGATGGGCGATGCCTTAGGGGtaaaggggcgaggtcccatgggtGAAACTAAATAACTGTCCTTAGCCTCAGCGTGGTTTGGCCTTATGGCCAGAGCCAAAATGGCAGCCCTCCcactcagggctgtgtggcccaacgcccagagtccgtgcggccgcccgctccgtcggggctgtgtggcccaacgaccagagtccgtgcggccgccctctccgtcggggctgtgtggtccaatggccagagtccgtgcggccgccctctccgtcggggctgtgtggcccaacgaccagagtccgtgcggccgcccgctccgtcggggctgtgtggcccaacgaccagagtccgtgcggccgcccgctccgtcggggctgtgtggcccaacgaccagagtccgtgcggccgccctctcatctggggctgtgtggtccaatggccagagtccgtgcggctgtcctctccatccagggctgtgtggcccaacgaccagagtccgtgcggccgccctctccttcgcggctgtgtggcccaacaaccagagtccgtgcggccatcctctccgaccggggctgtgtggcccaacgaccagagtccgtgcggccgccctctcatctggggctgtgtggtccaatggccagagtccgtgcggctctcctctccatccagggctgtgtggcccaacgaccagagtccgtgcggccatcctctccgaccggggctgtgtggccaaacgaccagagtccgtgcggccatcctctccgaccggggctgtgtggcccaacgaccagagtccgtgcggctgtcctctccgtcggggctgtgtggcccaacgaccagagtcaacggctgtgcagtctagtggcacaatggggacgtgggcagccacccgAGGAtgaatggcagccagggcagggggacccagacTCTCCTTACTCCCCCTTGCCCTAGCCCAGGGCcttgtccgtggccaatgtgtttgccgttgagtcagtggggatccaaccAGAACATGCTGACGTCACTCAGCATGACAATGGCtcgttcacccaggttacttcagaGGAGAAGTCTCTAGGCCacgggctgggggtctctgggctcccggcgtgggaaactcccagacacTCCGATCTCCCTTGGACGTCTGCAGGCACCCGGGGGTgcggctgggtctcggcgcctcggggctctgcagtcaggggcttcagctgcttctggactggtgcatcctccattttcggcgctctgcctagcgtgagctgagctgctccctttcacactggtgctccagttgttgcgtgtccggcagggctggggaggggcttggcttccTCCGCCTAGACTGTGGGGTTACGTGGGGCTGGTACACCCCGGCACacgctgctcggcctcttctgtctcctccttcccgtgcaacagctgctttgccatctcacaagagatgggatcagtggtgggctcagttggctcctgttggcctctagatgtctggaagagggagaaagggcaggaccACAAATTAGAAAaccaaaaccttcaagcagggtggtTTTCCACAGCACAAGACCACCCCACTTTGCTAATGTTCATTTGCAACTTCCcggagagctggcatttcttaaagagagcacccaacccccggCAACCTCCGCTACCCTGGGGGCTGGCAATGGtgaaagggagtctgggagaatttctcctctctccgcCTGGcactgatgagtgagggaaccacatgcgagaagctgtgtgaatgtcgGGCTCTGTGTGGTGGGGTGAGATGTCctacatggtgcccaaaggtggggttgtgcTGACTCTGCAGTGACTTCATTCCAGGGAGAGAGATGtcagagatcagctccagggTGCTGCCCTGTAACAgtgggtgggaatggggcagaagtggggcaatggtgcactcaggaaaggagccGGGCTAAGGGGGGCCCGAGCTGCAGCCTCTAAAACCCCTGTGTGCTGCGTTccagccgggccggctctgcctggctggggtgggggcgaggcgGCTCCgcgctgctcttcctgcccccccgcaGCCACGTCGCCGCGACCAGCACTGcactgggaacctctgtcccgggggctgctcttgcctgtcagctctgccctccccccgcgCCTCCCcacgcagctcccatgggccgggaATTGTTTATCCGGCCCTGGCCCtactccccagcctgttccaatcctgctcttgactcctgactccggctccaacccttggctcccctcggctcgacctccaccactctgagcacgcggccccagcgcccctgctccaaccactgggcccaacgagccgtgctttggcttctgaccccagcgatatggaggagtcgttcaccgcactgctttccatgtgtatggccctgccctggtcagcgctggttttcatctgccatggtgctgcccagtcaCATGGCTTGATTACATCCCTTTGAACTTCTTCAAAGTCTTCTCTAGGCTGATTAATCTGCACAATCTTGTGTCATCTGCcaatatccacctcgttgttcagccccggttccaaacataagaacatgagaaaggccagactgggtcagagcaaaggtccatctagcccagtatcctgtcttccgacagtggccactgccaggtgccccagagggagtgaacagacaggaatcatccaGTGCTctatgccctgtcacccattcctgcctgctggcaaacagaggctagggacaccaaaaagttgataAGAGTCTGCTGTAcgtaccatagcaggacaaagagctcttctgtgtcggtcccggttccctagtcaaatgcacaacccgacacgagatttacaagcttctgcaaccatttataatgtctgttgaggatgtaccacgtggtcctgtcagatttcaaaggcacttcctgaaaagctgaaaccaagaggaaatgggttgaaaagcCTCTGGTGCTGATGTGCCTGGTGCCTAGGAAATCTCCACTCCCGATGGCCATggccccctgctattagctccccaagagtctaagggcacaagaacaacaactccgctcctcccaaaatagccctgcacagagaggagaccccattcttgtcACTTCCCCCTCCGCCGGCCTACACCcgtacacacacccctacacacagacggttgggggcacttgttcttttgatggaacaggaaagtgacagccgCAGCGACATTAAACCatccaacatttaggccgagatccacaaagggatttaggctcctaatgtcTACTGAAAtcttttgtggccctgtgccttcattcctcaaGAGGTCACAGGGAGAAGTGtttcccatgtgccctcatgggatttcctatgagctgataaccaatctcggagggaatctccctggcctgcaatcactccagtacagggagggcaggtgatgaggataattgtcatcatcatcatccttaataacAACGGCTCTTTTCAATTCTGTCAGGCCTTCCATTACAGACTTTCAGACCTTTATGAAGACACTTTCCCCACACAGCTTTAAGGTTACGTCTATACTAGGAGATAgagatggaattcccctgctcccatacacataTTGTGGTACTTTGATGACGCTCgcatgaccatccttcttccttaaaTGCTGTCCTGAGACAGAGAGGGACCTGTGTCCACATTCAAACCTGTGTtcgggccctgtgctgcacccctgtactTCCCACAGAggcacaaacacacagaggtatttccttaccttcatacaggcgggagatgccatcttcattcactgtttcagacaacaaatcacagtaatggtggatagtatttcctagacatacaatgaatacaatggatcTCATTACTTTTCAAATACTTCGCTGAAAACTGCTGAAGATGCAGCCATTTCCCCAAGACAGCCCTTCGGAAAATTAaatacattccttacatctgttcacaaaacAGATTAGATAAAGCATCAGATGCCCAGCAGTTACTGAGAAGCTGATTTCTaaaggagactgaattcacatCAAACCAGcatgatgtgaattcaatctcccctaggcgcagccaaagagcTGTTGTGGgcaggggaagttggtgcagtcaatacagctaagttgctcccttcatcttggaatacatgttaattctctctctctctctttctctctttctctctcttacacacacacacacacacaccccgttttaggattctggtgctgtcggagggaacagagcagctgtCTAGAAAAGGGCCttgaaggaaacatttaaaaaagctgaagtgaatttgctctgcttaccaatgaacaAGGCTGCAGAGTGTcgtattgttgtctgtgagctttccaggtagtctagggcctggaacaggaatttggggatgtggctcttgTTGTTCTGCAtctggaaagaaagaaggaagaaatgcacaatatacaaatgacatgttctccCCACAgtgaatagtccaggaaagccaaagcatatagccaggccatggcaaccgccaatacgaacccatacaccagagcagcacctctctgaagtcactgttgtgttctccagaacctccgctttcatttgaaaagacaaaagtttggagGTCTGACAGTTGTGGAGGAAAATGTCAACAATgggaacggattgtaactcctgcagaAATTaaccagcagagagcctggaatagCGTCTTGCAacccgaccgaagcggatgggtcCTCAGGCTGTGGGGTTAGAAAGGTCtctctcaagtccccattcacccctctcaaggcacaaggaattcacctaccaggCACTTCCCGACActcttcaagagctgtgaggagccatcccaggccatgcTGCGGAACAgcctcttcaaatgagcccagccgagaaacactgcgcagcggaagagcgtcagtttacatcgctgcaagagaaggggagaccaagagggttctcactgagagagggatagtGTGGGGGACACTGGACCTTCTCCACcccttgtgctgtgtgctgtgaggatggatgaggcacgaggctccagcagggagtgaagcagggaggagaagattctgcttgggcaaggggctctggcgatgactggagtgggtgCCCCAGGGGATTCTGGCTCTTTGCTCTGAAGGAAATTATgtccgtggcacttaccagtgtcacactctcctcctggtctgcaagatgcagcagcagcgggagcaagcagtggatgatttcctgctgcacgaggGCTTTGTccgggtcctgcaccctgctcaccacgttgccaagcagtgaaatggcagctgagcgcacactgcccctctcctggcaatgacacacagggggtggggacgcccggttaaagccaggcagtaTCAGAGCAGAACGCGACAGAGTCATAATCCGCCCGCTGCTCCGGTTCCCCCGTGTGAACTGacttgggtggggggagcagggcggacaccaggccagcgccatagacatcttgtgcagggcctgagaccctgtgcaggACAGCGCagccccagggtgtcccagaggcagtttctgtctggagagcccaGAATCCCAGAACCCGAGAagatttggggagagggagagaagtctgctggagactggtctggggaaggggagaagccgcTGCTGGAGCCTTGCAGGGATTCGCTGCTACAAAACACAGCATTTCTTTTGCTCTTCGGTGCCCccgagagccgggccattcccgacccacctctttcctgctgagaatctccacctctttgggggcctgtgttctccagacagctgggcatctgcccagggccaggccccctctcccccaggccaggctgcagcaggggctgggagcatggcgcTGAGACTGAGCTTTGgcgagaagagctctgacagggaggtggctcagcaggagattccccacccatggcaggggcgctccttggaggctccatggcaggcttGAGGGGCGGGAGCcaaggagatggggagagagagacaagggcatcagagacaggtggagggggggaacgGGCTTCTCctggggttccaagccttacgtcatcaatgaaggggcgaaggctgactgcaatgtcctgggagatggagccaagcccctccctcttGAGGAGGTAGATGATGTCTCCAGCTTTGTGCATGGCCTCCTTGACACACCCTCCATCCCGGTCACAAAAcctggccacggttcctggcagctgggcctgTAACCATCTCACCTGCAGGAATGAAGAAGGCAACTCATTACTTTCCGGGCtgacagcctggagcacatgctggaccaCTCCCGCCTAGGAGAAACCACGGATGGCagagccccccaacggggcagaaagtcgttctcctgtcactctgtgccagctgCTCACTGTAACCTTTGTCGTTgctcaccccacctcccccattgcatcccatctgcaatcagggctccgCTCATGGGAGCAGGGAGCACGTCATGCCTTGATTTGCTcaggaaagcacctccaccatttgatgGCTGTGTGTTAAACAACAAGGTTTATGTGGGGATCTGGCTCTCGTTTCCGAGCTATTTGAGAGACATCGGCTTCcttggtcccctgggcaatccacGCCTCttaccttttctggctggaacacaatactgccaaggcctcgcagactgagcttACATATGACGGGATTTGTGTCCTTGGTCCATTCCATGAGCTGCGCCCGGAGCTCTGATTTTGTCAGTactgtgtcaatggaaggactctggagaaactgcaaAGAGCCAAATCAACATCAGGTTGAGGAACAGAGGTCTTCCTGGGGGGTctcttccctggacagtcgtctttaccaaagggccgCTTACTCCCACCCAAAGTCTCTGGTGCGTAGGGAGCcagttgctgctgtttcagttggttcacTCCCAAAAGTTGGACTCATGCACAGCTCACAAATcaacccccagggaaaggggcgtCTCCAGGCCTCATTGAGCGCCATGCAGAGACCCCTGGGACAGAAGAAAAGCACAACctcaggaaaaggtgaggagagaagcatggtcttggggcactggagaaacctCTCCTCTTGTCCCATAATCCCATcgaggcacatccagccaggagcaatctcaccctgtctctccctccctctctttgccatgccccacAACCATCCTTGTgcagagaggagctagctggcggtaagGCTGCTGAGCTGCTGACAATGTGCCCCAGAGCTTGctggcctgagctgctctccagaaagccccctTGTGCCTATCAACTCATGTATCTCACCTCAATACAGAAAGCCATGGCAattgttctctgctcctcctccctctcactctggacgatggtgattgcctctctgaaaactgcagggagctgagggttctcacactcgatcatggctctggaacatggaacagaaagtcccttgtgattttcaagggggagagagagttcctctccagttgctgggctgagctggcagcctggaacagaggaatatttcacacggaaatcccattcccaagagagacccagtgAGGAGGAAACTTTgggctcctaccttgcaatcaggccaacacCCTGTGAGTAGTAATATCGGGAGGCTATCGTGTCCCAACCCTGCTGAAACTGGATgatggcaaattccttccagtagccgggcatggagaaaagagtcttcacagcctccactgacgtgctaaagagaaaaaaataccagTCTCAGGCAACGAGATCAGCCCCaggcatggcaaatctgcacaagccCTGGGAAACACAGCATggtcagcagtagctagcctccccgagGATAGATCCAGTGTGATATCATGGTGCTTCCCTGCCCAatgggccctgtctacactgcagtttcgtTGAGTTTCTAACCAATTAGtgacactgtagcttcttaagatgattggtgtcatcactccctaTAGCTGAATACTTGactctttactgtgacaggtaacaggactcaagcgggcatgtggggtCGGGTCCTTAGTTGGTGTAAGCGAGCAAAgcgatgtcagtttacaccacctgaggtgtcttccggCGCTCTGGTTTTCCCGTGTAGATGGAAGCCCctcactgtgcccacagaaccagatgaacgggtccctcttcctcctgcctgcctgtgaggctgagatCCTGCAGGGCCTGGCCCCATGTGCTGCCGGTGTGGTTCTGTCTGCGTTCAGGGACGGAGGCCCacagatttgctcagcaggcactgatgaaagcactgaccctttggcgggtggcacaggtggatggatgcacaaacatgactgctgcctgagtgtgtggggaaagcagctggcctgtggatggcgtcagatgagcgagtgtgactcacaagaacacacggctctcaacccttttccctcaagagggACCTGcacccaactgagcctgggccaacgacagcacccgaaccacCGATGGCCATGAACGGACCCCAGGTGTTTAGcagaacaaatctgttcttccttttcctttcagtcattaccttagggggctgaggcagctggatccctcctcggggctggatgtctcgctggccatgtaggtccctggcaagtgcagatccatcacatactgcacttgcctgacgcagaggatgatcagctggggatacatttccaggatggcttctcggtattcCCATAGGAAAAGGacctcataaatggtcttcatggcctgaaggggggaaagaatttcactcaactATCCcaatctgccccctgcccccattgccaTTTGCGACTGTCCTTTTGTCATGTCTCATTTCCTCTCCAGCGTGTTACAAAAGAGGATTGGCTCCTGAGAGGGGAGGAGACATTTGGaagctcctgaaccttcccccattgctggaacggaagcaggatggaacccTATGGAAAGATCAGAAGAGTCTGGGTGACGTTATTCCCCGTTATTTCTCTTAATGGTGCAGACCCTGcgctttggctttccagctgtGACTGGACGGGCtgaaccatcctgaggagatgcGTTCTcataggcccagtgtttctggcccagtcaaacgTACTGGACATCTCAAGATCCCATGCTGGGAAGATTTCTAGTCACAGTTTACAAAGCCAGAAACCTGGATACTTCCAAGAGACACCCCAACTGCACCtgctcactaaagggccatctaaAGCAGAAGACGACGGAGCCAGGGTGGCAGCAGAGAAACCACTTAAGATCTGTAACTTttacctgggggaaactttatttacacctctttggtttgattggaggTGGCCAGGACACACgaaggtctggtctacacgacagagttaggtcaacacaagtCCACTCACCCAGCATCACCCTAactatggaatttccttcccattggCAGAACTGCCCCTGGGGGCCAAGTTCATAACTCCACGTCCCCAAGGGGCGGAGAGTCCAAGTCAATGCAGTTCGGTCGATGCAGTGTCGGCGTGGACACCGCGTCGTTTACGTCAACTGACCCTCAGGAGCCTCCCcgcaatgccccaccctgaccgaGGAATTGCGACAAGCgcttctggtgaggacgtgcgctgctggcaccagggctggctccagcatttTGGCGGCCCCAAgcggagaagggaaagaaaagaaaaacccgatTGAGCTGCCCCCGAAGTGGcgctgaagaggaagagagggaatgaaggacccgctgccgaattaccgccgaagacccggacgtgccgccccaactttctattggctgccccaggcccctgcttcctttgctggcccccggagccggccctggctgacACAAGCAGCAAAGTGCAGCCCCACCCAAGGGATGGGCTTGCTGTGGCGGCTGTGAGCCAGGGAGGTTAGGTCAGCTGAGCTGTGTAGTGGAGCTGTGGCCTGAAGCTCAGAAGGGGTGaagctcacacacagacacacacacacacacaaagatgcacCATCCTCCCTGCCGTGGTGGGTTCACaaagtgacatctcaaatctcacttacagccagggACACATAGCCGCtcttctcctcccggcgtctctgctggagcttgtccagcagctgccgcagcacctccctggtgagctggggttcttcacccaaggccttccacagctcaagggcacatctgcagagtcagaaatagaagTCAGACCTTCCCTGCCTGGCCACCTCtcgccctccccagggagaggcttgcaATGTGGGCAGAAAAGGCGTCTCTCAGTGGAGACACCGATCGGTgtggggaggctgaggctgggcaagtcccttcagagaacgttgtatttattcctttcccctaatgggttatTGTTCCTGAAGCCAGCACCACTGCTTCCAAACAGTGCCCATGAACTGACCACAGAGTGACCAACACactgcagactgcaaaattctgctctgttccgCTAGGGTCAGTGCGGAGGAACTTGCCTGACctcattggagttactctggcTATTTGGGGGtgtaacggagacccagcgtttggccaagtgtctcaaAGCACCTCAatcctactgcagtgtggtggatgGGGTCAGACACTGAATCAGAACATGCCCTGATAGGAGAGGATTCAGGAGCTTGGAAGGGGAGATTGTACTGCCCAgcgtgacagagatggaaggaaactaGTATTGAAatccctctcctctcttctctccattcttgctgatctaagtcctgctggtgcccgcaggcatctgcagaggaagactgcagacggatccaaaagacttccagtcatttgacttccaagtttggtgaggaagctCGGACGTGGTGGTCAAGCCCTGGGGACACTGAGAGCTAGGTTGGACAAAtcaagagcaaatggcctggaagcaaggtcttcaggAAGCTTGACTGAAATTCTGTGCCGTGGCTGCCGAGTTTCTACAGCttgtgagcacagcccctggaaagcactgtggctgttccaaggaATTCAAAcctgaaaggtttacaaatcaaacactcaaagaaatatgaaaaccaacactgtattcctctggtaACTGAATTGGGCAAGAAATTCAATTTCTTTCATgctgctcttcaatttgctctccCATGTGACACAGATTTGTCTCTGggcagtgcagaactgcattgcagaagatgccgaGGAAAGCCGGagttttgacctctggctagggtccAAGTTGGGTTTCACGGCCCCTAGGGACATGGGGATTGTGTTCTAAACACCTCAGATGGATGACTCTGCAAAGTGaccagcaataaccagcaggattCAGAGTTTACAACATATTGAGATGAAAAGAGGCActcacccctctcagagctattattgccggctgtctgcagactcaggcaggatgCACTGCATTTATGCTCTGGTCATGTGTGGatgattttttgtcttttttgcaacaataagggctggaaatttcTGTCTTCAGAGATTTACCTCTGCTGCACAGCTCCAGAAGAATGAGTGTATTTTTTGAGctattcctcagccatggaataactagGGATCTGACGACAGGTAACAATCCTGCCCTGGtctgcaggggatagacagatgggcctcatgggcctttgccatctctgccttctctcatgcactaaggagcagccagacctcatgagccagggatgttgagtgagccccaaAGTCATttattggccctgtactggatctgagaggaagtgggtggcccatagaaatcaggacaatgctggaattctccagaaaactggcacgtctccatcccggggagtgcaggacgaggggttggctcctcagcggctgggcctggccatctcctcttagtaagcatggacagctctctgcacagcaggaaactccctccaactgtgtgagccccacggacccttcccggcctgtggcctgtcagtgggagcaggaagagaaataaCAGACTGAGGTGATAAcagagcagctccctacctgtgcgatgacagcgtgtgagccacacaagttagaaccacgtcctgggggtgggagcgagccagcaaggccgtgGCCCTCAGCGCTgcttttctggctctgggatcacagacgttgtcgagccagattaagatccctcccacgacgtctccaacctggaagaaagccaggaagttgagggatggatgaatcaaagagtggcctcctcccagggaagccctcctggcagccctgcaagctgcctctgacctcagtttcccatcttggcTCCTCCATAATCTGAagaaagaggctttgacaagtccaggaaccccagtcttccgcAGGTCTGGTTTAGCACCTTAAAGCtcagaaaaacacacaaaagcctTCCCCAAAACCTTACAGTGGGCACAGCCgaaactcccctgatgtcccagggccttccctgccatgGCAAACTGCTCTCAGCGCTGCTCTCAAAGgcttccctgcaggagcctttcctcagtctctgcagcttcctgttgCTCTTTCTCGCACAATCAGTTCCtccagaccaggggtctcaacctagtttccattgtgggccacatccaatccTACCTgtttggccctgaggatgtcccatggggcgcagctctgtgctgattgggccgcaggttgagaaccactgctccagaccccAGAGCCCATCCTAGAGATGGCAGGCCGGGCTAGTTGGATGGGGCGAGCCAGCTCCAGACCCAGCCCTAAGGAGAACCTCTGTGCTGCGGGATTGTAAAACCTGCCGTAACAAATCTTAAAGCCGGCTCTCTACCCTCGGGCTCAGGCTCTGGCACCTagaacagcagtgtagacgtggtgacttgggctggagcccaggctctgaagctcccctcctccctgggcttcagagatcaaggtccagcccaagcccagaagagtctgcattccTGTTTTGGTCccacagtgccagccctggga encodes:
- the LOC125629697 gene encoding maestro heat-like repeat family member 5; translation: MEACSAISQQEQALPEKPTRSKCSWKILSGMKRLCVCSQSDNSMADSDEERTVSSPRRWTCFSLKKEKKKKKKKKAAKNQVASEEEKLQEKQDQVELDLTGMKKELSETKEKWEKGSPEEQEEERAPVSSLTSISPRTMEFAIIQFQQGWDTIASRYYYSQGVGLIARAMIECENPQLPAVFREAITIVQSEREEEQRTIAMAFCIEFLQSPSIDTVLTKSELRAQLMEWTKDTNPVICKLSLRGLGSIVFQPEKVRWLQAQLPGTVARFCDRDGGCVKEAMHKAGDIIYLLKREGLGSISQDIAVSLRPFIDDERGSVRSAAISLLGNVVSRVQDPDKALVQQEIIHCLLPLLLHLADQEESVTLRCKLTLFRCAVFLGWAHLKRLFRSMAWDGSSQLLKSVGKCLMQNNKSHIPKFLFQALDYLESSQTTIRHSAALFIGNTIHHYCDLLSETVNEDGISRLYEAFQEVPLKSDRTTWYILNRHYKWLQKLVNLVSGCAFD